The following proteins come from a genomic window of Methanosarcina sp. MTP4:
- a CDS encoding mannose-1-phosphate guanylyltransferase/mannose-6-phosphate isomerase yields the protein MKSIKSIILAGGSGTRLWPLSREMYPKQFLKFGERSLFQDTVLRCLEISKIEELFVVTNEAQKFFVMGQIKEIGHEIPSENILIEPEGRNTLPAILYGMKEIERIFGKSTVGIFSSDHVLDKAAMQTISSAEELVSASLVTFGVVPTFPNTGYGYVKPAEPLGPGYRVSGFREKPGEETAKKYIEEGCLWNSGMFLFDTDLFFEEVRKHAPEVLSCFEQFEDIAGIYENVEKISVDYGIMEKSDRVAVVRLDHKWSDLGNFSAIYDEFEKDLDENVVHRCDPFLLNSTGNLVHSKSGKIVSLIDVSDFVVVDTPDALLVCPKESSQKVKEIVTELKDRDDERAYIGQKVYRPWGSYSLLENSAGHKIKNIAVLPEHKLSLQMHYHRSEHWVVVKGMACVEVNGEKFFLRPGESTFIRAGEKHRLSNPGKVPLEIIEVQLGELVDEGDIVRFDDVYGRY from the coding sequence AAAAGCATTAAGTCAATCATCCTTGCAGGCGGGTCGGGAACACGGCTCTGGCCCCTGAGCCGGGAAATGTACCCGAAACAGTTCCTCAAATTCGGCGAGAGGTCTCTTTTCCAGGACACGGTGCTCCGCTGCCTTGAAATTTCTAAAATTGAAGAACTTTTCGTGGTAACCAACGAAGCCCAGAAGTTTTTCGTGATGGGGCAAATCAAAGAAATTGGGCATGAAATCCCTTCCGAAAATATCCTGATCGAACCCGAAGGAAGAAACACCCTCCCCGCTATCCTTTACGGGATGAAGGAGATTGAAAGGATTTTCGGGAAATCCACAGTCGGGATTTTCTCCTCCGACCATGTCCTCGATAAAGCCGCCATGCAAACAATCTCCTCAGCAGAAGAACTGGTATCTGCTTCTCTCGTGACCTTCGGAGTCGTGCCCACCTTCCCTAATACAGGCTACGGCTACGTTAAACCTGCCGAACCTCTGGGTCCCGGCTACCGTGTTTCCGGGTTCCGGGAAAAACCGGGTGAAGAAACCGCAAAAAAGTACATCGAAGAAGGCTGCCTCTGGAACAGCGGGATGTTTCTGTTTGACACCGATCTCTTTTTTGAAGAAGTCCGGAAACATGCTCCTGAAGTCCTTTCCTGTTTTGAGCAGTTCGAGGACATTGCCGGGATCTACGAAAACGTGGAAAAAATCTCCGTTGACTACGGCATTATGGAAAAATCCGATCGAGTTGCGGTTGTCAGGCTGGACCATAAGTGGAGTGATCTCGGGAATTTCTCTGCAATTTACGATGAGTTTGAAAAGGACCTGGATGAAAATGTGGTCCATAGATGTGATCCCTTCCTTTTGAATTCTACCGGGAACCTAGTTCATTCAAAATCCGGGAAGATTGTTTCCCTTATCGATGTAAGTGACTTCGTTGTCGTTGATACCCCCGATGCCCTGCTTGTCTGCCCCAAAGAGAGCAGCCAGAAAGTGAAAGAAATCGTTACCGAGCTCAAAGACAGGGATGATGAAAGGGCGTATATCGGACAAAAAGTATACAGGCCCTGGGGGTCATATTCTCTGCTTGAAAACTCGGCAGGGCACAAGATCAAGAATATTGCTGTACTTCCTGAGCATAAGTTGAGCCTACAGATGCATTATCATAGAAGCGAGCACTGGGTTGTTGTAAAGGGAATGGCCTGCGTCGAGGTCAACGGGGAGAAATTCTTTTTAAGGCCAGGGGAGAGTACGTTTATTCGTGCTGGAGAAAAGCACAGGCTTTCGAATCCGGGGAAGGTTCCGCTGGAGATCATTGAGGTGCAGCTGGGAGAGCTTGTGGATGAAGGGGATATTGTGAGGTTTGATGATGTGTATGGGAGATATTGA
- a CDS encoding polysaccharide pyruvyl transferase family protein codes for MIKILATGVKIEDNFGGPSILHGLQEVLAELYGNDYELIYYQTTPFNEYSTRDFNFKIRTIPFSFKNFGFALLRNKEMKEFIREVKSSDIIVDLYGICFSDNLNSQKFSYLRMFFNTAYTFRILATAKFFSRKTVKNTCSFGPMKSKLNQKSAAFTCNHLFDVVSAREAKSLDSLIYDAKVKKEIFLSPDIANMMTFSKDNIFDEKKIGISTSHQIIRQWKGKTGYVECIVNLCRHISQTYGISIIFIPNEVQPLSDVNDITVSREIQDKLKKEGIHVDIIDSAHMSSKELKNIIASCEVIVASRYHSCVAALSSGVPTLVVGWHYKYEELLHWYGQDEWGIPTGECTSEKLISTFDSFWESRDESKKIIAEKYREVRKAVIETGKILFSK; via the coding sequence ATGATAAAAATATTAGCGACAGGCGTAAAAATAGAGGATAATTTTGGTGGTCCCTCAATACTGCATGGTCTTCAGGAGGTTTTAGCTGAACTTTATGGTAATGATTATGAATTAATATATTATCAGACAACCCCATTTAACGAATACTCGACACGCGATTTTAACTTTAAAATACGAACAATACCCTTTTCATTCAAGAATTTTGGCTTTGCTCTTCTGAGAAACAAAGAAATGAAAGAATTTATTCGAGAGGTAAAATCATCAGATATTATTGTAGATTTGTATGGAATTTGTTTTTCCGATAATTTAAACTCACAAAAGTTTAGTTATTTGAGGATGTTTTTTAATACTGCCTATACATTCAGGATATTAGCCACTGCAAAATTTTTCAGCAGAAAAACAGTTAAAAACACCTGTAGTTTTGGACCAATGAAAAGCAAATTGAACCAAAAGTCTGCAGCATTTACCTGCAACCACCTATTCGATGTAGTGTCTGCAAGAGAAGCGAAAAGTCTTGATTCTCTCATTTATGATGCAAAAGTAAAAAAAGAGATTTTTTTATCGCCAGATATTGCAAACATGATGACTTTCTCAAAAGATAACATTTTTGATGAGAAAAAGATCGGAATTTCTACTAGTCACCAGATAATCCGGCAATGGAAAGGAAAAACAGGGTATGTTGAATGCATAGTAAATTTATGTAGACATATTTCCCAGACATATGGAATATCGATTATTTTTATTCCCAATGAAGTTCAGCCGTTATCAGATGTGAATGATATTACCGTGTCGAGGGAAATCCAGGATAAATTAAAAAAAGAAGGTATTCATGTAGATATCATTGATTCGGCACATATGTCCAGCAAAGAATTAAAAAACATCATCGCATCATGTGAGGTTATTGTCGCAAGTAGATATCATTCATGTGTTGCTGCTTTGTCCTCAGGAGTTCCAACACTTGTTGTAGGATGGCACTACAAATATGAGGAGCTCCTCCACTGGTATGGTCAGGATGAATGGGGGATACCAACTGGTGAATGTACTTCAGAAAAACTGATCTCAACCTTTGATTCATTCTGGGAGAGCAGAGATGAATCTAAAAAGATAATTGCTGAAAAATATCGCGAAGTTCGAAAAGCAGTTATTGAGACTGGAAAAATTCTGTTTTCAAAGTAA